The Mycolicibacterium hassiacum DSM 44199 genome includes a window with the following:
- a CDS encoding AMP-binding protein, with the protein MTENRRHLVSDTVAGADRPPATAPAYAAGPTDVPLLEETIGANLERMVSAHPGTEALVDVPSGRRWTYAELNTEIDLVARGLLAAGIATGDRVGIWAPNCPEWVILQYATAKVGAILVTVNPAYRSHELEYVLRHAGIRLLVAATEFKTTDYRAMIAEVRPRLPDLAEVVFIGAGAGDDWDRLRAAGARVSVDELRARMGVLAPSDPINIQYTSGTTGSPKGAVLSHRNIVNNGFFVTELIGFGPQDRLCLPVPFYHCFGMVMGNLGCTTHGAAIVIPAAGFEPAATLTAIETERCTAVYGVPTMFIAMLADPDLPHREVSSLRTGIMAGATCPMELMKRCINELNMAGLAIAYGMTETSPVSCQTRVDDDLDRRTATVGRVHPHVEIKIVDPVTGKTLPRGATGEFCTRGYSVMTGYWNDAERTREAIDPDGWLHTGDLAVMREDGYCQIVGRIKDMVIRGGENVYPREIEEFLHTHPDIEDVQVVGVPDERYGEEICAWIKMRPGRPPLDAAAVRAYARDKLAHFKIPRYVVVVDEFPMTVTGKVRKVQMRDESIRLLGL; encoded by the coding sequence ATGACCGAAAACCGCCGCCACCTCGTTTCCGACACCGTCGCCGGCGCTGACCGGCCGCCCGCGACCGCACCGGCTTATGCGGCCGGCCCCACCGACGTCCCCCTGCTCGAGGAGACCATCGGCGCCAACCTGGAACGCATGGTCAGCGCCCATCCCGGTACCGAGGCGCTCGTCGACGTGCCGTCCGGACGGCGCTGGACCTACGCCGAGCTCAACACCGAGATCGACCTCGTCGCACGCGGTTTGCTGGCCGCCGGTATCGCGACCGGCGACCGGGTCGGCATCTGGGCGCCGAACTGTCCGGAGTGGGTGATCCTGCAGTACGCCACCGCCAAGGTCGGCGCGATCCTGGTGACGGTCAACCCCGCCTACCGCAGCCATGAACTCGAATACGTGTTGCGCCACGCGGGGATCCGGCTGTTGGTGGCGGCCACCGAGTTCAAGACGACCGACTACCGCGCCATGATCGCCGAGGTGCGTCCACGGCTGCCCGACCTGGCTGAGGTGGTGTTCATCGGCGCCGGGGCGGGCGACGACTGGGACCGGCTGCGGGCCGCCGGAGCGCGGGTGTCGGTCGACGAGCTCCGCGCGCGGATGGGTGTGCTCGCGCCGTCCGACCCGATCAACATCCAATACACCTCGGGTACAACGGGTTCCCCGAAGGGAGCGGTGCTGTCGCACCGCAACATCGTCAACAACGGTTTCTTCGTGACCGAGCTGATCGGCTTCGGGCCGCAGGATCGGCTGTGCCTGCCGGTGCCGTTCTATCACTGCTTCGGCATGGTGATGGGCAACCTAGGCTGCACCACCCACGGCGCAGCGATCGTGATCCCGGCCGCGGGTTTCGAGCCGGCGGCCACCCTGACGGCCATCGAGACCGAACGCTGCACCGCGGTGTACGGCGTGCCGACCATGTTCATCGCGATGTTGGCCGACCCGGATCTGCCGCACCGCGAGGTGTCGTCGCTGCGGACCGGCATCATGGCCGGCGCCACCTGCCCGATGGAGCTGATGAAGCGCTGCATCAACGAGCTGAACATGGCCGGACTCGCGATCGCCTACGGAATGACCGAGACCTCACCGGTGTCCTGCCAGACCCGGGTCGACGACGATCTGGACCGCCGCACCGCCACCGTGGGCCGGGTACATCCGCACGTGGAGATCAAGATCGTCGACCCGGTAACCGGAAAGACCCTGCCCCGCGGGGCGACCGGGGAGTTCTGCACCCGCGGATACTCGGTGATGACCGGCTACTGGAACGACGCGGAGCGGACCCGCGAAGCCATCGACCCCGACGGCTGGCTGCACACCGGAGACCTGGCGGTGATGCGCGAGGACGGCTACTGCCAGATCGTCGGGCGTATCAAGGACATGGTGATCCGGGGCGGGGAGAACGTGTATCCGCGCGAGATCGAGGAGTTCCTGCACACCCATCCCGATATCGAGGACGTGCAGGTGGTCGGAGTGCCCGACGAACGTTACGGGGAGGAGATCTGCGCCTGGATCAAGATGCGGCCGGGCCGCCCACCGCTGGACGCGGCCGCGGTGCGCGCCTACGCCCGAGATAAGCTGGCGCACTTCAAGATCCCGCGCTATGTGGTCGTCGTCGACGAGTTCCCGATGACGGTGACGGGCAAGGTCCGCAAGGTGCAAATGCGCGACGAGAGCATTCGCCTGCTGGGGTTGTGA
- a CDS encoding cytochrome P450, whose product MSTAISANDDLLANVDHHSAYFREHNYEIYEQLRERCPVAHSNAWGGFWMLVDYDDVYAAEQDTETFSCAPAKQIPSAGTPDPFIPIDIDPPLLQEYRRITLPHLSPTAAKRSEGYFRRLATELIDEFIETGSTDIVGRLTTPLPAIWILDLLGFDRSRWAEWVDWIHSVVHDRSAEPEKAAEGVTNIYANIMGEMQRRRAEGFGDDLLSVIMQARVNGEPMSDPQIIGYAFMMLLGGMDTTSGLTGNALIQLDRHRDLRERLIREPEILPKATEEFLRHSTPVQGQYRLITRDCEFGGQHLRKGDRAMLMMAAANRDPKIFPDPDRLDFDRMPNRHMAFGVGPHRCLGSNFARVMFGVMISEVLRRLPDYTISGEIEMFPDAGDVYAPRRLPIRFTPGPRLATG is encoded by the coding sequence ATGTCGACGGCGATCTCTGCGAACGACGACCTGCTCGCCAACGTCGATCACCACTCCGCCTACTTCCGCGAACACAACTACGAGATCTACGAACAGCTCCGGGAACGGTGCCCGGTCGCGCACTCCAACGCCTGGGGCGGTTTCTGGATGCTGGTGGACTACGACGACGTCTACGCCGCCGAACAGGACACCGAGACCTTCAGTTGCGCCCCGGCCAAACAGATCCCGAGCGCGGGGACACCCGACCCGTTCATCCCGATCGACATCGATCCCCCGCTGCTGCAGGAGTACCGCAGGATCACCCTGCCGCACCTGTCACCGACGGCGGCCAAGCGGTCCGAGGGATACTTCCGCCGATTGGCCACCGAGCTGATCGACGAGTTCATCGAGACCGGATCGACCGACATCGTCGGCCGGCTGACCACACCGCTGCCGGCGATCTGGATCCTGGATCTGCTCGGCTTCGACCGCAGCCGGTGGGCCGAGTGGGTGGACTGGATCCACTCGGTGGTGCACGACCGTTCGGCCGAGCCGGAGAAGGCGGCCGAAGGCGTCACCAACATCTACGCCAACATCATGGGCGAGATGCAGCGCCGCCGTGCCGAGGGGTTCGGCGACGACCTGCTCAGCGTCATCATGCAGGCCCGCGTGAACGGCGAACCGATGAGCGACCCGCAGATCATCGGGTACGCGTTCATGATGCTGCTCGGCGGCATGGACACCACCAGCGGGCTCACCGGCAACGCGCTCATCCAACTCGACCGCCACCGCGACCTGCGGGAGCGGCTGATCCGGGAGCCGGAGATCCTGCCCAAGGCCACCGAGGAGTTCCTCCGGCACAGCACCCCGGTGCAGGGGCAGTACCGGCTGATCACCCGCGACTGCGAGTTCGGCGGCCAGCACCTCCGCAAGGGCGACCGGGCGATGCTGATGATGGCCGCCGCCAACCGCGATCCGAAGATCTTCCCCGACCCCGATCGGCTGGACTTCGACCGCATGCCCAACCGGCACATGGCGTTCGGGGTCGGGCCGCACCGCTGCCTGGGCTCGAACTTCGCCCGGGTGATGTTCGGGGTGATGATCTCGGAGGTGCTGCGCCGGCTGCCGGACTACACGATCAGCGGTGAGATCGAGATGTTCCCGGACGCCGGCGACGTCTACGCGCCACGCCGGCTGCCCATCCGGTTCACCCCGGGGCCGCGCCTGGCGACGGGCTGA
- a CDS encoding TetR/AcrR family transcriptional regulator produces MTDGAPRAPARPTPARRAPAWGADLPGSEEQARNRLLDAAERCYAELGVRRTRMSDIADRAGVHRRTVYSYFPSKDAVLEACFMRAEAQAMAAGARCFDTDEPFLTQLANAVLISVRICRESPSMRLLLADDGNRPMHIAARSEAWRARLTKGFGHLLAEAVAAGEVRDDVPVDTLAHWVARIAFSLLAEPGRPQDGGDEGLVHAFLARCLQP; encoded by the coding sequence ATGACCGACGGCGCACCGAGAGCCCCAGCGCGACCGACACCGGCGCGGCGCGCCCCCGCATGGGGTGCGGATCTGCCGGGCAGCGAGGAACAGGCGCGCAACCGCCTACTCGATGCCGCCGAACGCTGTTACGCCGAACTGGGGGTGCGGCGCACCCGGATGAGCGACATCGCCGACCGTGCCGGGGTGCATCGCCGCACCGTCTACTCCTACTTCCCGTCCAAGGACGCGGTGCTGGAGGCCTGCTTCATGCGCGCCGAGGCGCAGGCCATGGCCGCCGGCGCACGGTGTTTCGACACCGACGAGCCGTTCCTCACCCAGTTGGCGAACGCCGTACTCATCAGCGTGCGGATCTGCCGGGAATCCCCGTCGATGCGGCTGCTGCTGGCCGACGACGGCAACCGCCCGATGCACATCGCCGCGCGGTCAGAGGCCTGGCGGGCCCGGCTGACCAAGGGGTTCGGGCACCTGCTCGCCGAGGCGGTGGCGGCCGGCGAGGTGCGCGACGACGTGCCCGTCGACACCCTGGCGCACTGGGTGGCCCGCATCGCGTTCAGCCTGCTCGCCGAGCCCGGCCGGCCGCAGGACGGCGGCGACGAGGGTCTGGTGCACGCGTTCCTCGCGCGCTGCCTGCAGCCCTGA